The proteins below are encoded in one region of Penaeus chinensis breed Huanghai No. 1 chromosome 25, ASM1920278v2, whole genome shotgun sequence:
- the LOC125038674 gene encoding mitochondrial outer membrane protein SLC25A46-like isoform X1 translates to MAGLDDYQFFSSLRERDTPFWQKTYAGGGVDRPHHEAMMMSSETFKRPTEFPQNLLNPALASHPPSAAGTKPYDAVDSSKANDVQMEKYGELSINLVSLCAENLLSHPFIVVRRQCQVNVNSQRYHLLPITLVPALIHMQGCQGVSAFWKGLGSVLTVRGVTLALEDCLSKFTPWPKEISPHSSPKTIGQHLLLKCSALALITPFYSASLVETVQSEIASEKPGVLDVFKEGLTRLLSFTQPQTGRMLPVWLLILPTVTHGILQYLIGNAVSTITSHALRRYQKQDQQKQGAVSKDSGSFLDASVRLQSAFIGHLASDIILYPLETILHRLHMQGTRTIIDSLDVGYEVKPILTRYEGFFDCLHTTIHEEGFFGLFKGFGAMCMQYALHAAVLKFAQVIIREVTFILVPPKPKLKQQDLVGPLAPSAPYTPLQAVPPPGMAGLHSPPLTSSPRQHHGSPRQGPHGAGRGLASGGMGDTSSPARRIREFDVRAEMEKHKFNLSIDD, encoded by the exons ATGGCCGGATTGGATGACTACCAGTTCTTCTCTAGCCTACGTGAGCGCGACACCCCCTTCTGGCAGAAAACCTACGCAGGAGGGGGTGTCGACCGGCCCCACCACGAAGCGATGATGATGTCCAGTGAGACCTTCAAGCGACCAACGGAATTCCCCCAGAACCTGCTCAACCCGGCTCttgcctcccaccccccctctgccGCAGGCACCAAGCCCTATGATGCTGTGGACTCGTCCAAAGCGAATG ATGTTCAGATGGAAAAGTATGGCGAGCTCTCTATAAACCTTGTCAGCTTGTGTGCAGAAAATCTGCTCAGTCACCCCTTCATTGTGGTCCGGAGGCAGTGCCAG GTGAATGTGAACAGCCAGCGTTACCACCTCCTGCCCATCACCTTGGTGCCGGCTTTAATCCACATGCAGGGCTGCCAAGGGGTCTCCGCTTTCTGGAAGGGCCTTGGCTCCGTGCTCACCGTGAGGGGAGTCACCCTTGCCCTGGAGGATTGCCTCTCCAAGTTCACGCCGTGGCCCAA AGAAATTTCCCCTCACAGTTCTCCCAAAACCATTGGCCAACACCTGCTCCTCAAGTGCTCTGCCTTGGCCCTCATAACCCCCTTCTACAGTGCGAGCCTAGTGGAAACAGTGCAGAGTGAGATTGCGAGTGAAAAACCGGGTGTGCTGGACGTTTTCAAGGAAGGCCTCACACGACTGCTGTCTTTCACACAGCCTCAGACAG gaCGCATGCTCCCTGTATGGCTGCTCATCCTCCCCACAGTCACGCATGGAATTCTACAGTACTTAATTGGCAACGCAGTCTCTACCATAACATCCCATGCTTTGAGACGCTACCAGAAGCAGGACCAGCAGAAGCAG GGTGCCGTAAGCAAAGACTCGGGTTCCTTCCTGGATGCCTCAGTACGCCTGCAATCGGCCTTTATTGGCCACCTTGCCTCGGACATTATTCTCTATCCCTTGGAGACTATTTTGCATAG GCTGCATATGCAAGGCACTCGCACAATCATCGACAGCCTTGATGTAGGCTACGAGGTGAAGCCGATCCTGACGCGATACGAAGGCTTTTTTGACTGCCTCCATACCACCATTCACGAGGAAGGGTTCTTTGGCCTCTTTAag GGTTTTGGTGCAATGTGCATGCAGTACGCTCTCCATGCGGCTGTGCTGAAATTTGCGCAGGTCATCATTAGGGAGGTCACCTTTATCCTCGTCCCCCCGAAGCCCAAGCTAAAACAACAG GACTTAGTGGGCCCCCTGGCTCCCAGTGCTCCCTACACGCCCCTCCAGGCCGTGCCCCCTCCTGGCATGGCGGGCCtgcactccccccctctcacctcttccccccgCCAACACCATGGCTCTCCCAGGCAGGGCCCCCACGGTGCAGGCAGGGGCCTTGCCTCAGGGGGCATGGGGGACACCTCCTCTCCAGCTCGACGGATACGCGAGTTTGATGTGCGAGCTGAAATGGAAAAGCACAAATTCAATCTCTCCATTGATGACTGA
- the LOC125038674 gene encoding mitochondrial outer membrane protein SLC25A46-like isoform X2 — MAGLDDYQFFSSLRERDTPFWQKTYAGGGVDRPHHEAMMMSSETFKRPTEFPQNLLNPALASHPPSAAGTKPYDAVDSSKANDVQMEKYGELSINLVSLCAENLLSHPFIVVRRQCQVNVNSQRYHLLPITLVPALIHMQGCQGVSAFWKGLGSVLTVRGVTLALEDCLSKFTPWPKEISPHSSPKTIGQHLLLKCSALALITPFYSASLVETVQSEIASEKPGVLDVFKEGLTRLLSFTQPQTGRMLPVWLLILPTVTHGILQYLIGNAVSTITSHALRRYQKQDQQKQGAVSKDSGSFLDASVRLQSAFIGHLASDIILYPLETILHRLHMQGTRTIIDSLDVGYEVKPILTRYEGFFDCLHTTIHEEGFFGLFKGFGAMCMQYALHAAVLKFAQVIIREVTFILVPPKPKLKQQLPEDRLEPTQQVLNR, encoded by the exons ATGGCCGGATTGGATGACTACCAGTTCTTCTCTAGCCTACGTGAGCGCGACACCCCCTTCTGGCAGAAAACCTACGCAGGAGGGGGTGTCGACCGGCCCCACCACGAAGCGATGATGATGTCCAGTGAGACCTTCAAGCGACCAACGGAATTCCCCCAGAACCTGCTCAACCCGGCTCttgcctcccaccccccctctgccGCAGGCACCAAGCCCTATGATGCTGTGGACTCGTCCAAAGCGAATG ATGTTCAGATGGAAAAGTATGGCGAGCTCTCTATAAACCTTGTCAGCTTGTGTGCAGAAAATCTGCTCAGTCACCCCTTCATTGTGGTCCGGAGGCAGTGCCAG GTGAATGTGAACAGCCAGCGTTACCACCTCCTGCCCATCACCTTGGTGCCGGCTTTAATCCACATGCAGGGCTGCCAAGGGGTCTCCGCTTTCTGGAAGGGCCTTGGCTCCGTGCTCACCGTGAGGGGAGTCACCCTTGCCCTGGAGGATTGCCTCTCCAAGTTCACGCCGTGGCCCAA AGAAATTTCCCCTCACAGTTCTCCCAAAACCATTGGCCAACACCTGCTCCTCAAGTGCTCTGCCTTGGCCCTCATAACCCCCTTCTACAGTGCGAGCCTAGTGGAAACAGTGCAGAGTGAGATTGCGAGTGAAAAACCGGGTGTGCTGGACGTTTTCAAGGAAGGCCTCACACGACTGCTGTCTTTCACACAGCCTCAGACAG gaCGCATGCTCCCTGTATGGCTGCTCATCCTCCCCACAGTCACGCATGGAATTCTACAGTACTTAATTGGCAACGCAGTCTCTACCATAACATCCCATGCTTTGAGACGCTACCAGAAGCAGGACCAGCAGAAGCAG GGTGCCGTAAGCAAAGACTCGGGTTCCTTCCTGGATGCCTCAGTACGCCTGCAATCGGCCTTTATTGGCCACCTTGCCTCGGACATTATTCTCTATCCCTTGGAGACTATTTTGCATAG GCTGCATATGCAAGGCACTCGCACAATCATCGACAGCCTTGATGTAGGCTACGAGGTGAAGCCGATCCTGACGCGATACGAAGGCTTTTTTGACTGCCTCCATACCACCATTCACGAGGAAGGGTTCTTTGGCCTCTTTAag GGTTTTGGTGCAATGTGCATGCAGTACGCTCTCCATGCGGCTGTGCTGAAATTTGCGCAGGTCATCATTAGGGAGGTCACCTTTATCCTCGTCCCCCCGAAGCCCAAGCTAAAACAACAG CTTCCCGAGGACCGGCTGGAGCCCACACAGCAAGTGCTCAAtcgttaa
- the LOC125038743 gene encoding glutathione S-transferase class-mu 26 kDa isozyme 47-like: MPAKLGYWKIRGLAQSIRLLLEFTGTEYEEKLYADGPSEWLSEKEALGLDFPNLPYYIADDVKLSQSMAILLHVGRKHDMCGTTDAERSTIDMLVHVADDIRMHYSLFVYLDYKTKKIEYYRRMHNTGERLSKYLGDKKWFMGDTITVVDFLMYELLDIHLKVKEDWLQDFNNLQEFHKRFEALPAIQEYMASPRFIPAPLNGASAKFDIV, translated from the exons ATGCCGGCCAAGCTAGGATACTGGAAGATTCGAGGC cTCGCCCAGAGCATCCGCCTGCTCCTGGAGTTCACGGGGACCGAGTACGAGGAGAAGCTGTACGCGGACGGCCCCTCCGAGTGGCTCAGCGAGAAGGAGGCGCTGGGGCTGGACTTCCCCAAT CTCCCCTACTACATCGCAGACGACGTGAAGCTGAGCCAGAGCATGGCCATTCTGCTCCACGTCGGCCGCAAGCATGACATGTGCGGAACGACCGACGCTGAACGATCCACCATAGATATGTTGGTTCATGTGGCCGACGACATCAGAATGCACTACAGTCTCTTCGTCTATCTTGATTAC AAAACCAAGAAGATTGAGTACTACAGGCGAATGCACAACACTGGAGAGAGATTATCAAAGTATTTGGGCGACAAGAAGTGGTTTATGGGTGACACA ATCACTGTCGTTGACTTCCTGATGTACGAACTGCTGGACATCCACCTGAAAGTGAAAGAGGATTGGCTTCAGGACTTCAACAACCTTCAGGAATTCCACAAGCGCTTCGAGGCATTGCCAGCCATCCAGGAGTACATGGCTTCTCCTCGCTTCATCCCAGCGCCGCTTAATGGGGCTTCGGCCAAGTTTGATATCGTGTAG
- the LOC125038655 gene encoding uncharacterized protein LOC125038655, whose protein sequence is MPRSYLRPRARPYAFNTDYYLNLSKSSGSTIESEKVEVTSQSDAQSLVERIKHSPPREVLYMDRAFSEPRFVGRARSSSYEFEPFVRPTSLEEGDVRIVTPLHLKHPYRLPVEDERRRSWLVDPVWFPNPWAWDSIWVPPHENRSQPHFGYEAYRQLILKYLELRNRKYTVVLRLCPLHKHLVDDGNGVLV, encoded by the exons ATGCCTCGCTCCTACCTCAGGCCTCGCGCCCGCCCCTACGCCTTCAACACCGATTACTACCTGAACCTATCGAAATCGTCAGGAAGCACGATCGAGTCGGAGAAAGTCGAAGTCACCAGCCAGTCCGACGCTCAGTCGCTCGTCGAG cGCATCAAGCACTCGCCTCCCCGAGAAGTCCTGTACATGGACCGCGCCTTCAGTGAGCCTCGGTTCGTGGGCCGCGCCCGTTCGAGCAGCTATGAGTTCGAGCCCTTCGTGAGGCCGACCTCCCTGGAGGAAGGCGACGTCAGGATCGTGACGCCCTTGCACCTCAAGCACCCCTACCGCCTGCCTGTCGAGGACGAG CGGCGGAGATCCTGGCTAGTAGACCCCGTCTGGTTCCCGAACCCCTGGGCGTGGGACAGCATCTGGGTCCCCCCGCACGAGAACCGCTCCCAGCCGCACTTCGGCTACGAGGCGTACCGTCAGCTCATTTTGAAGTACCTCGAGCTCAGGAATCGCAAATACACCGTGGTCCTCCGGCTCTGTCCGCTCCACAAGCACCTCGTAGATGACGGCAACGGTGTCCTTGTTTAA